One window of the Zea mays cultivar B73 chromosome 3, Zm-B73-REFERENCE-NAM-5.0, whole genome shotgun sequence genome contains the following:
- the LOC100192065 gene encoding V-type proton ATPase subunit E — MEDVDVSRQLKQMTNFIRQEAVEKAAEIEAAAAEEFQIEKLQLVEAEKKKIRQEYDRKEKQVGIKKKIDYSMQLNASRIKVLQAQDDLVTDMLESARKELLCISRDHPTYKKLLKTLIVQSLLRLKEPAVLLRCRKEDLQLVDLVLESARNEYADKAKVYPPEIVVDRQIYLPSAPSHYQAPGPSCSGGVVLASRDGKIVCENTLDARLQVVFRKKLPEIRQSLFGQVAA, encoded by the exons ATGGAGGACGTGGACGTCTCGCGGCAGCTGAAGCAGATGACGAACTTCATCCGCCAGGAGGCCGTCGAGAAGGCCGCCGAGATcgaggccgccgccgccgag GAGTTCCAAATAGAAAAGTTGCAGCTGGTGGAAGCTGAAAAGAAGAAGATCAGGCAGGAATATGACCGGAAAGAGAAGCAAGTTGGCATCAAGAAGAAAAT TGATTACTCGATGCAGCTCAATGCTTCCAGAATTAAAGTCCTTCAAGCTCAGGATGATTTGGTAACAGATATGTTGGAGTCAGCAAGGAAAGAGCTACTGTGCATAAGTAGAGATCACCCCACTTACAAGAAGCTCCTCAAGACACTTATTGTTCAG AGTTTGCTGCGCCTGAAAGAACCAGCTGTGCTTCTCCGCTGCAGGAAGGAGGATCTTCAACTTGTTGATTTAGTTTTGGAATCTGCAAGGAATGAGTATGCAGATAAAGCAAAAGTATATCCTCCTGAGATAGTGGTAGATCGTCAAATCTATCTGCCATCTGCTCCCAGTCATTATCAGGCACCTGGCCCCTCATG CTCCGGTGGAGTTGTGCTAGCTTCCCGAGATGGAAAGATTGTCTGTGAAAACACACTGGATGCTAGATTGCAGGTAGTTTTCAGAAAGAAGCTGCCAGAG ATTCGTCAGAGCCTTTTCGGGCAGGTAGCTGCGTAG